From a single Fulvivirga ulvae genomic region:
- the glyA gene encoding serine hydroxymethyltransferase produces MQRDTLIFDLINKEKQRQQSGIELIASENFTSPQVMEAMGSVLTNKYAEGLPGKRYYGGCEVVDEVEQLAIDRAKKLFGATWVNVQPHSGAQANAAVMLATLNPGDKILGFDLSHGGHLTHGSPVNFSGKLYQPTFYGVDKETGLIDWDKVAETARKEKPKMIICGASAYSRDWDYESLRNTADEVGALLLADISHPSGLIARGLLNDPLEYCHIVTTTTHKTLRGPRGGMIMIGENFDNPWGLKTPKGEVRKISSLLDSGVFPGTQGGPLEHVIAAKAVAYEEALSEEYLNYVVQVSKNAKIMARQFVDKGYKVISDGTDNHMMLIDLRSKDMTGKLAENTLIKADITINKNMVPFDDQSPFVTSGMRLGTAAVTTRGMKEDDMVKIVDFIDRVLMNHSNDDEISTVKTEINNWMNSFPLYKEQVSAV; encoded by the coding sequence ATGCAAAGAGATACGCTTATATTTGATCTGATCAACAAAGAAAAGCAAAGACAACAATCCGGGATTGAATTAATTGCTTCAGAAAATTTCACATCACCTCAGGTAATGGAAGCCATGGGCAGTGTGCTTACTAATAAATACGCCGAAGGCTTGCCCGGCAAAAGATATTATGGAGGTTGCGAGGTTGTGGATGAAGTTGAGCAATTAGCTATTGACCGTGCAAAAAAATTATTTGGCGCTACCTGGGTCAACGTACAGCCTCACTCGGGGGCACAGGCTAATGCCGCAGTTATGCTGGCCACACTTAACCCGGGAGATAAAATTTTAGGTTTCGACCTTTCTCATGGTGGCCACCTAACACACGGTTCCCCGGTTAACTTCTCAGGGAAACTATACCAGCCTACCTTTTATGGTGTGGATAAAGAAACCGGCCTTATAGATTGGGATAAAGTAGCTGAAACTGCAAGAAAGGAAAAACCCAAAATGATCATCTGCGGTGCTTCTGCGTATAGCCGTGACTGGGATTATGAAAGCCTGAGAAATACTGCTGACGAAGTAGGTGCTTTGTTGCTTGCAGATATTTCGCACCCATCAGGTCTTATCGCCAGGGGTTTACTTAACGACCCTCTAGAGTATTGCCATATCGTAACCACCACTACGCATAAAACCCTTCGCGGACCGCGCGGTGGTATGATCATGATTGGCGAAAATTTTGATAACCCGTGGGGACTTAAAACGCCGAAAGGTGAGGTTAGAAAAATATCATCACTTCTTGACTCCGGTGTATTCCCGGGAACCCAGGGTGGTCCTCTTGAGCATGTTATAGCTGCAAAGGCTGTTGCATATGAAGAAGCACTTAGCGAGGAATATCTCAACTACGTAGTGCAAGTGAGCAAAAACGCCAAGATAATGGCCAGGCAATTTGTAGATAAGGGATACAAAGTAATCTCAGACGGTACAGACAATCATATGATGCTCATCGACCTGCGATCCAAGGATATGACTGGTAAACTGGCTGAAAATACATTGATTAAAGCTGATATTACCATCAACAAAAACATGGTTCCTTTTGACGACCAGTCTCCCTTTGTTACCTCAGGTATGCGCCTGGGTACAGCAGCGGTTACTACCAGGGGCATGAAAGAGGATGATATGGTGAAAATAGTTGATTTCATCGACAGGGTTTTGATGAATCATAGTAATGATGATGAAATCAGTACTGTTAAAACTGAGATCAACAACTGGATGAATAGTTTTCCTCTTTATAAAGAACAAGTTTCTGCAGTTTAA
- the tatC gene encoding twin-arginine translocase subunit TatC, protein MSFIDHLEELRWHLIRSLIAIFAITIVAFISVDFVFNTVILGPAKPDFWTFRMLCKLGDLINSSALCIEDIPFKIQSRQMTGQFTMHITSSFVIGIIVAFPYAFWEFWKFISPGLHMNERSVSRGAVFSVTVLFTLGIMFGYYIMAPLSVNFLANYQVSELIYNEFDITSYVGTVTTLVLGSGILFQLPIVVYFLSKIGIVTPALMKAYRKHSIVVILILGAMLTPPDPLSQILIAFPLYGLYEFSILISSSVLRKQRKKELLEEKKYTQS, encoded by the coding sequence ATGTCTTTTATAGATCATCTCGAGGAGCTGAGGTGGCATCTTATCAGGTCATTGATTGCTATTTTTGCAATTACAATCGTTGCTTTTATCTCAGTGGACTTTGTTTTTAATACAGTCATACTTGGGCCTGCCAAGCCAGACTTCTGGACATTCAGGATGCTATGCAAGCTGGGCGACCTGATCAACTCTTCAGCACTTTGTATTGAGGATATACCTTTTAAGATCCAAAGCAGGCAAATGACGGGGCAATTTACTATGCATATTACCTCGTCATTTGTCATTGGTATAATTGTAGCTTTCCCTTATGCTTTCTGGGAATTCTGGAAGTTCATCAGCCCCGGATTGCATATGAACGAACGCTCTGTAAGCAGAGGCGCTGTGTTTTCAGTCACCGTCCTTTTTACATTGGGCATCATGTTCGGTTACTATATTATGGCCCCTCTGTCTGTTAACTTTCTAGCCAACTACCAGGTCAGTGAGTTGATATATAATGAGTTTGATATTACCTCCTATGTAGGCACTGTAACTACTCTTGTACTTGGAAGCGGTATATTATTTCAACTACCAATCGTAGTTTATTTCCTTTCAAAGATAGGTATTGTTACACCGGCTCTGATGAAGGCCTACAGGAAACATTCCATAGTTGTCATACTTATTTTAGGTGCTATGCTGACACCACCTGACCCTTTAAGCCAGATATTGATAGCGTTTCCGTTGTATGGACTCTATGAATTCAGTATCTTGATATCAAGTTCAGTCCTCCGAAAGCAGCGCAAAAAAGAACTATTAGAGGAGAAAAAATATACACAATCATGA
- a CDS encoding Lrp/AsnC family transcriptional regulator, with product MENISFLKLDELDLKLLSLLQRDGKMKHKELASELNLTVTPVYERIKRLERTGVIQKYVAILDREKIGRELIAFCMVKLEKHSLPNLQVFEKRILNIPEILECFHLAGEYDYILKVAVKDMNAYQEFTVKKLSVIEGVATIHSSFAMSVLKSTTAYTLGE from the coding sequence ATGGAAAATATATCTTTTCTTAAACTGGACGAACTGGACTTAAAGCTCCTGAGTCTGCTTCAACGCGATGGCAAAATGAAGCATAAGGAGCTGGCATCTGAATTAAATCTCACAGTAACACCTGTTTACGAGCGTATCAAAAGACTCGAAAGAACAGGTGTTATTCAAAAATATGTGGCTATACTCGACCGTGAAAAAATCGGCAGGGAGCTTATTGCATTTTGTATGGTAAAACTTGAAAAGCATTCATTACCCAACCTCCAGGTTTTTGAAAAACGAATACTCAATATACCAGAGATTCTTGAATGTTTTCACCTGGCAGGCGAATATGACTATATACTCAAGGTAGCCGTCAAAGATATGAATGCCTACCAGGAGTTTACCGTCAAAAAACTCTCGGTAATTGAAGGGGTAGCTACCATCCATAGCTCTTTTGCCATGTCCGTGCTTAAATCCACTACCGCTTATACCTTAGGAGAGTAG
- a CDS encoding head GIN domain-containing protein, producing the protein MKKPAIYIFAIFSFLFLSNCDDYRQERGNGRITSQQKEIDDFKEIEIGGNYKVFLKKAEKPGLTIVADENLHEFIKIDQQGDVLEISNEVTLKSEEGIKLYIDYVKLMAINTSGAAVIKSENVISGDYLRLEMSGAGIIDLEVELKALKINISGAGAVELAGNVTEQNIQMSGAGGLEAYDLISQKSKVDISGVGGAAVTVKEKLEATVSGVGGISYRGNPQEVNTNISGLGTVVKDEEHNEEDI; encoded by the coding sequence ATGAAAAAACCAGCCATATACATTTTTGCAATTTTCAGTTTCCTGTTTTTGTCTAACTGCGATGATTACAGACAGGAGCGAGGCAATGGCCGTATAACTTCTCAACAGAAGGAGATTGATGATTTTAAGGAGATAGAAATAGGTGGGAATTATAAAGTATTTCTAAAGAAAGCGGAAAAGCCGGGACTTACCATTGTTGCGGATGAAAATCTGCACGAGTTTATAAAAATAGATCAGCAGGGCGATGTACTTGAAATTTCAAATGAAGTAACATTGAAAAGTGAAGAAGGAATCAAGCTTTATATTGATTATGTAAAACTTATGGCAATCAACACCAGTGGAGCTGCTGTGATAAAAAGTGAGAATGTAATTTCAGGGGATTACCTCCGTCTGGAAATGTCCGGTGCGGGTATTATTGATCTTGAAGTAGAGTTAAAGGCACTCAAAATTAATATTTCCGGTGCAGGCGCTGTGGAGCTTGCAGGTAATGTAACGGAACAAAACATTCAAATGAGTGGTGCCGGAGGATTGGAAGCATATGACCTGATAAGCCAAAAAAGTAAAGTGGATATCAGCGGCGTCGGGGGAGCTGCAGTCACAGTTAAGGAAAAACTTGAAGCTACGGTTAGCGGTGTTGGAGGAATAAGTTATCGCGGAAACCCACAGGAAGTAAATACAAATATTTCGGGCTTGGGAACCGTTGTTAAAGATGAAGAGCATAACGAAGAGGATATTTAA
- the rbfA gene encoding 30S ribosome-binding factor RbfA, with protein MNESKRQQKFSKLIQRDLSDIFQKDKMGIFANTFVTVADVTISPDLSIAKVYLSMLMVKDKESMLDKIGQHKSEIRRDLGNKIGKQVRIVPQLNFYIDEVEEKAQKIDKLIDDLNIPPEDKEGENE; from the coding sequence ATGAATGAAAGTAAAAGACAGCAAAAATTTTCGAAGTTAATCCAGCGTGATCTTAGCGACATATTTCAGAAAGATAAGATGGGTATTTTTGCTAATACATTTGTTACGGTGGCCGATGTTACCATAAGCCCCGACCTGAGCATAGCTAAAGTATACCTCTCGATGCTTATGGTGAAAGACAAGGAATCTATGCTTGATAAAATAGGTCAACACAAAAGCGAAATAAGAAGAGATTTGGGAAATAAAATCGGCAAGCAGGTAAGAATAGTACCCCAACTAAATTTTTACATAGATGAGGTCGAGGAAAAGGCTCAGAAAATTGACAAATTGATTGATGACTTAAACATTCCGCCTGAAGATAAGGAGGGCGAAAACGAATAA
- a CDS encoding DEAD/DEAH box helicase, with protein sequence MKISAAQPFQIIYSLYEHEYLGYIFESFVVHLDDKGKLTLQHQNISSKNAKEFASRLDNTDYELIELMDQMQQEAVIKHFNKKNVKPEEFFPKVYDNGKNNDILKTEIENYLERRRSKILERIQGKWLYEMGNDGEPAWKKIEVLEQKATVLFHFRRNEENTHYFPTIKYNGEKIDFQYKGAYIICKSPAWMVLEGKLYSFEKDVDGKKLAPFLNKKFIVIPKNVEETYYNKFVAPLIASFDVYAKGFEINSERYNPIPILTISELAGSGTSMSLFGENGNGQATEENEKILLELSFQYGPFKFKASNIGPVSVSVDKQGDSYTFHRVTRKLDDEKEIIQFMTNSGLPVRNSKAAISKTTAFAWLDEYREELELRKFIIDQKGRSSKKYFIGEYKISVEVRENIDWFDIHAVIQFGDYEISFKELRKLISKKKLEVELPNGEIAVIPESWLNEYSELFAFSEEDENGDPKLKKHHLALVQDLENGNLAKVTMSKKLESLKGFETIEDAPIPKNFKGKLRPYQLAGYNWLHFLNQYKFGGCLADDMGLGKTVQTLTMLLSQKESGAQGASLLIMPTSLVYNWEAEAKKFTPKLKVFTYTGTNRDKNPEKFAKYDVIITSYGIVRLDIDLLTDYYFNYVILDESQAIKNPASNIAKAVRQLNSRSRLILTGTPLENSTMDLWSQMNFINPGLLGSQSFFKNEFLNPIEKKNDEEKTRKLNAIIKPFILRRHKSQVATELPEKVENVQYSDLTPAQEKEYDKVKSYYRNKILENIEMQGLNKSQLLLLQGLTKLRQIANHPKMVDLEYNGDSGKMQDVILKLDNAIRDDHKILIFSQFVKHLSILAEHLKEKNIDFAYLDGSTKDRQAQVERFQNESTLKVFLISLKAGGLGLNLTKADYVFILDPWWNPAIEAQAVDRAHRIGQENKVFTYKFISKNTVEEKILALQKHKRKLASELITTEESFVKSLSKEDIESLLS encoded by the coding sequence ATGAAAATATCAGCAGCCCAACCATTTCAAATCATATACTCGTTATATGAGCACGAATATCTTGGATATATATTCGAGTCATTCGTGGTGCATCTTGACGACAAAGGCAAACTAACGTTACAACACCAAAACATCTCTTCTAAAAACGCGAAGGAATTTGCTTCCCGATTGGATAATACAGATTATGAGCTTATAGAGTTGATGGATCAAATGCAGCAGGAAGCCGTCATCAAGCATTTCAATAAAAAGAATGTTAAACCGGAAGAATTTTTCCCAAAGGTATATGACAATGGCAAAAACAATGACATTCTAAAAACAGAGATAGAAAACTACCTCGAAAGGAGAAGATCCAAAATACTTGAGAGAATTCAGGGCAAATGGCTGTATGAAATGGGCAATGACGGAGAGCCTGCCTGGAAAAAAATTGAAGTACTGGAGCAAAAAGCGACTGTACTGTTTCACTTTAGAAGAAACGAAGAGAATACGCACTATTTCCCAACCATTAAGTATAATGGCGAAAAGATAGATTTTCAATACAAGGGTGCTTACATCATTTGCAAAAGTCCGGCATGGATGGTGCTTGAAGGCAAGTTATACTCCTTCGAAAAAGATGTCGATGGCAAAAAATTAGCCCCATTCCTTAATAAGAAATTTATAGTAATCCCTAAAAACGTAGAGGAAACTTACTACAATAAGTTTGTTGCTCCGCTTATCGCGTCCTTTGACGTTTATGCCAAAGGCTTCGAGATCAACAGCGAACGCTACAATCCTATCCCTATACTTACTATTTCGGAGCTGGCAGGAAGTGGCACGAGTATGTCTCTATTTGGTGAAAATGGTAATGGTCAGGCCACCGAAGAAAACGAGAAAATCCTGCTGGAGCTATCTTTTCAATACGGTCCTTTTAAATTCAAGGCAAGTAATATAGGGCCTGTGAGCGTATCTGTTGATAAACAAGGAGACAGCTATACTTTCCATAGGGTGACCCGTAAACTGGATGACGAAAAAGAGATCATTCAATTTATGACAAATTCGGGGCTTCCGGTACGAAATTCAAAAGCTGCAATATCAAAAACTACAGCTTTTGCATGGTTAGATGAATACAGAGAAGAACTGGAGCTCCGCAAATTTATTATAGATCAAAAGGGTCGGTCATCCAAGAAGTACTTTATTGGTGAGTATAAAATCAGCGTTGAAGTAAGGGAAAATATTGACTGGTTTGATATTCATGCCGTAATACAGTTTGGAGACTACGAAATCTCATTTAAAGAGCTTCGTAAGTTAATAAGCAAGAAGAAGCTTGAAGTGGAGCTTCCAAATGGCGAGATTGCTGTAATACCGGAGTCGTGGCTCAATGAATACTCAGAGCTGTTTGCGTTCTCTGAAGAAGATGAAAACGGCGATCCTAAGCTTAAAAAGCACCACCTTGCTTTGGTTCAGGATCTGGAAAATGGCAACCTGGCCAAAGTTACCATGAGCAAAAAGCTCGAATCGCTGAAAGGTTTCGAGACTATCGAAGATGCGCCTATACCCAAAAACTTTAAAGGGAAGCTGCGTCCATATCAGCTTGCCGGCTATAACTGGTTGCATTTTCTTAATCAATATAAGTTCGGAGGCTGCCTTGCCGATGACATGGGTCTCGGTAAAACTGTACAGACCCTGACTATGTTGTTGTCGCAGAAAGAATCCGGGGCACAGGGTGCTTCTCTGCTTATTATGCCTACTTCGTTGGTTTATAACTGGGAAGCGGAGGCTAAGAAGTTTACACCAAAGCTAAAGGTGTTCACTTACACGGGTACCAACAGAGATAAAAATCCGGAGAAATTTGCCAAGTATGATGTTATCATTACATCGTATGGTATAGTAAGGCTCGATATTGACCTGCTTACGGATTATTACTTCAATTATGTAATTCTGGACGAGTCCCAGGCTATAAAGAACCCTGCATCCAACATAGCAAAAGCAGTAAGACAGCTTAACTCTCGCAGCAGGTTGATCCTTACCGGTACCCCTTTGGAAAACAGCACCATGGACCTATGGTCTCAGATGAACTTTATTAACCCCGGGCTTCTGGGCTCACAATCTTTCTTTAAAAATGAATTTCTCAACCCTATTGAGAAAAAGAATGATGAGGAAAAAACCAGGAAGCTTAATGCTATTATTAAACCTTTCATTCTACGCAGACACAAGTCTCAGGTAGCCACCGAGCTTCCTGAAAAGGTAGAAAACGTTCAGTATAGCGACCTTACTCCTGCCCAGGAAAAAGAATATGACAAGGTAAAATCTTACTATAGAAATAAGATCCTTGAAAACATTGAAATGCAAGGGCTTAATAAGTCGCAATTGCTTTTACTTCAGGGCCTTACCAAACTCCGCCAAATTGCAAATCACCCTAAAATGGTAGATCTGGAATATAACGGAGACTCTGGTAAAATGCAGGATGTGATACTGAAATTAGACAATGCTATTCGTGATGATCATAAAATTCTGATTTTCAGTCAGTTTGTTAAGCACCTGTCTATCCTGGCTGAGCATCTTAAAGAAAAGAATATTGATTTTGCTTACCTTGATGGATCTACAAAAGACAGACAAGCGCAAGTAGAGCGTTTCCAAAATGAATCTACACTGAAGGTATTCCTGATTTCTTTAAAGGCCGGTGGACTTGGTCTAAACCTTACCAAGGCAGATTATGTCTTTATTCTTGACCCTTGGTGGAACCCGGCTATTGAAGCTCAGGCTGTTGACCGGGCTCACCGTATCGGTCAGGAAAATAAGGTGTTTACCTATAAATTTATCTCCAAAAATACGGTAGAGGAAAAAATACTGGCACTTCAAAAACATAAACGAAAACTAGCCAGTGAGTTGATTACAACTGAGGAAAGCTTTGTGAAGAGTTTGTCCAAAGAGGACATCGAATCTCTACTCTCCTAA
- a CDS encoding pyridoxine 5'-phosphate synthase has protein sequence MTRLSVNINKFATLRNARGGNNPDVIKVALDCERFGAQGITVHPRPDERHIRYNDVVELAKVVTTEFNIEGYPDDRYMELVKKVKPAQATLVPDGPDVLTSNAGWDTIKNGSFLTEIISDLKKDGIRTSIFVDPIQKMIEGAAKIETDRIELYTEAYARGYHSNKEAAIAPYLKAADLAKNLDLGLNAGHDLDLDNLSYLKENITYLDEVSIGHALICDAIYYGLENVIQLYLRQLGHYR, from the coding sequence ATGACCCGGTTAAGTGTAAATATCAACAAATTCGCCACCCTGAGAAATGCAAGAGGAGGTAACAACCCCGACGTAATCAAAGTAGCACTTGATTGCGAAAGGTTTGGAGCACAGGGAATTACCGTTCATCCAAGGCCTGATGAGAGACATATCAGGTATAATGATGTTGTTGAGCTGGCAAAAGTAGTAACTACTGAGTTTAACATTGAAGGGTATCCTGATGACCGCTACATGGAGCTTGTAAAAAAGGTAAAGCCTGCTCAGGCTACTCTTGTTCCTGATGGACCGGACGTATTAACCTCGAATGCGGGATGGGATACTATTAAAAATGGATCATTTTTAACAGAAATTATTTCAGATCTAAAAAAAGATGGGATTCGAACTTCAATTTTTGTAGACCCTATACAAAAAATGATTGAAGGAGCCGCTAAAATTGAAACTGATAGGATAGAACTCTACACTGAGGCATACGCGCGAGGCTACCATAGTAATAAAGAAGCTGCCATTGCTCCTTACCTTAAAGCCGCTGATCTCGCAAAAAACCTGGATCTTGGTTTAAATGCCGGTCATGACCTTGACCTCGATAACCTATCTTATCTGAAAGAAAATATCACGTATCTCGATGAAGTATCTATAGGTCATGCGTTGATTTGCGATGCGATATACTACGGCCTTGAAAATGTCATTCAACTGTATTTAAGGCAATTAGGCCATTACCGATAA
- the rpiB gene encoding ribose 5-phosphate isomerase B, giving the protein MSKIAIGGDHAGYEYKSKLVAWLESKGHTVKDFGTHNADSVDYPDFAHPVSSAVESKEYDRGVLVCGSANGVAMAANKHQGVRAAICWQTELAELARLHNDANIICIPSRFVNYDLVEQMTEVFLSTPFEGGRHQKRVDKIGC; this is encoded by the coding sequence ATGAGTAAAATAGCTATCGGCGGAGACCATGCCGGATACGAATATAAAAGCAAATTAGTTGCGTGGCTGGAATCAAAAGGCCATACTGTAAAAGATTTTGGCACCCATAATGCCGATTCAGTTGACTACCCTGATTTTGCCCACCCTGTATCTTCTGCTGTAGAAAGTAAGGAGTATGATCGTGGTGTACTTGTCTGTGGCAGCGCCAATGGCGTAGCTATGGCAGCTAACAAACATCAGGGTGTACGTGCGGCAATATGCTGGCAAACAGAGCTTGCTGAATTGGCCAGGCTACACAACGATGCCAACATAATATGCATCCCTTCAAGGTTTGTGAACTATGACCTCGTAGAGCAGATGACGGAGGTTTTTCTTTCGACTCCTTTCGAAGGTGGAAGGCATCAGAAAAGAGTGGACAAAATAGGCTGCTAA
- a CDS encoding FtsX-like permease family protein has translation MNLPLFIARKYFFSKRKRNFINVISVISMLIVAICTAALIIVLSVFNGLEGLLRSLYGSFDPQIKIEAVKGKSFIFSDSLSLAIKSVEGVGIVTEVIEDYAYVKYRDADMVATIKGVSENFLEQKRIDTAIVSGELKLRENDINYAIIGRGVQYNLSIMPGSDIYPLQVHYIKDVKPGSIDISNLYSRRNILPGSVFAIEKNYDENYIFVPLEFARDLLDYGNKRTSLEIKVKAGYKIHTVEQHLSEKLGIGFKVLDNEEQHADLYKLLNLEKLFVFIAFSFIMAVGSINIFFALTMLAIDKKKDISILYAMGAGNRLIRSIFVSEGAIISLGGAALGLVLGGLICWLQQTFGIVSMGMETSVLENYPVEMKVTDFIYTSLSLIFITLIISYRPAVIATRYNSLENL, from the coding sequence TTGAACCTGCCTCTTTTCATAGCGCGGAAATATTTCTTTTCGAAAAGAAAAAGAAACTTCATCAATGTGATCTCTGTCATATCGATGTTGATTGTAGCCATATGTACAGCTGCATTAATCATTGTGCTATCCGTTTTTAACGGTCTCGAAGGCCTGTTGAGGTCGTTATATGGCTCATTCGACCCTCAGATCAAAATTGAAGCCGTAAAAGGCAAGTCGTTTATCTTTTCTGACAGCCTGTCTCTGGCTATCAAAAGTGTGGAAGGGGTTGGTATCGTAACAGAAGTCATAGAAGATTACGCATATGTAAAGTATCGAGATGCTGACATGGTAGCCACTATAAAAGGAGTTAGCGAAAACTTTCTGGAACAAAAACGTATTGATACAGCCATTGTCAGTGGTGAGTTGAAGTTGCGAGAAAATGACATCAACTATGCTATAATAGGCCGTGGTGTACAGTATAATCTGTCCATAATGCCAGGCAGTGATATATACCCGCTTCAGGTCCATTATATAAAAGATGTGAAGCCGGGAAGCATAGACATCAGCAACCTTTACAGCCGCCGGAATATTTTGCCGGGTAGCGTTTTTGCAATAGAGAAAAATTACGATGAAAACTACATATTCGTGCCTCTCGAATTTGCCCGCGACCTGCTTGACTACGGCAACAAGCGCACTTCACTTGAAATAAAGGTTAAAGCTGGCTATAAAATTCATACTGTGGAGCAACATTTATCCGAAAAGTTGGGTATTGGCTTTAAAGTTTTAGATAATGAGGAGCAACATGCGGATCTGTATAAGCTGCTAAACCTTGAAAAGCTCTTTGTATTTATCGCCTTCTCCTTTATTATGGCGGTGGGTTCTATTAATATTTTCTTTGCCCTGACTATGCTGGCCATAGACAAAAAGAAGGATATATCAATATTATACGCCATGGGAGCAGGCAATCGCCTAATTCGAAGCATCTTTGTTTCCGAAGGGGCGATTATTTCTCTTGGTGGTGCTGCTTTAGGCTTAGTACTGGGTGGCCTGATCTGCTGGCTTCAGCAAACTTTTGGTATTGTTTCAATGGGAATGGAAACCTCTGTTCTGGAAAATTATCCCGTCGAAATGAAAGTTACTGATTTCATTTACACGTCCCTCAGTCTCATCTTTATTACCCTGATAATTTCCTATCGACCGGCAGTAATTGCCACCAGATATAACTCTCTCGAAAACCTGTGA
- a CDS encoding cystathionine gamma-synthase family protein, producing the protein MNLSPESLMMSYGYKPELSEGAIKCPIFQTSTFVFKNAEEGKNFFEVAYGLREKHPDEELGLIYSRLNNPDLEILENRLTLWDKAEDAAVFESGMSAISTTLLEFLKPGDLILYSSPVYGGTDHFISKILPSFGIHTLGVTAYDSKEEVLEKLKKHEHGNKLAFVYLETPANPTNALIDIGMYKEVAKLYSTDTKQVYMAVDNTYMGPLWQHPLEHGADLVIYSATKYIGGHSDVIAGACLGSKELIGRVKVLRTFLGCMAGPWTGWLLMRSLETLKVRMDQQAENAAKVAEFLNHHPMVEKVYYLGNITPEDSRQYEIHQRQSKSNGAMVSFDIKGGEKEAFKFLNSMKLIKLAVSLGSTESLAEHPATMTHADVDPELRKKMSITDKMIRLSVGVENYKDIIWDIEQALEKVTT; encoded by the coding sequence ATGAATCTTTCTCCTGAAAGCTTAATGATGTCTTATGGTTACAAACCAGAACTTTCTGAAGGAGCCATAAAATGTCCAATATTTCAAACCTCCACCTTTGTATTTAAGAATGCTGAAGAAGGCAAAAATTTCTTTGAGGTGGCTTATGGCCTTCGTGAAAAACACCCTGATGAAGAGCTGGGCCTTATCTACAGCAGACTGAATAATCCTGATCTTGAAATTTTAGAAAACAGGCTTACTCTATGGGACAAAGCAGAAGATGCAGCCGTTTTTGAAAGTGGGATGTCTGCTATAAGCACCACGCTCCTGGAGTTTTTGAAGCCGGGTGATCTCATATTGTATTCCAGTCCGGTTTATGGTGGCACAGATCATTTCATTTCTAAAATACTTCCGTCATTCGGTATCCATACTCTGGGCGTAACGGCATATGACTCCAAAGAAGAAGTTCTGGAAAAGCTTAAAAAACATGAGCATGGAAATAAGCTGGCGTTTGTTTATCTGGAGACTCCTGCTAATCCAACGAATGCGCTTATTGATATCGGTATGTATAAAGAGGTTGCAAAACTGTATTCCACTGACACAAAACAGGTGTATATGGCAGTTGACAATACTTACATGGGACCGTTGTGGCAACATCCGCTGGAGCATGGCGCCGATCTGGTTATATATTCAGCCACCAAATACATAGGCGGACATAGCGATGTAATTGCCGGAGCCTGCTTAGGCTCAAAAGAGCTGATAGGCCGTGTCAAAGTGCTACGCACATTTCTGGGTTGTATGGCCGGCCCCTGGACTGGCTGGTTGCTTATGAGAAGCCTAGAAACGCTAAAAGTAAGAATGGACCAGCAAGCAGAAAATGCTGCAAAAGTAGCTGAGTTTTTAAATCATCACCCCATGGTGGAAAAGGTGTATTATCTGGGAAATATCACACCGGAAGACAGCCGACAGTACGAAATCCATCAAAGACAAAGCAAAAGCAATGGAGCCATGGTATCTTTCGATATCAAGGGCGGAGAAAAGGAAGCCTTTAAGTTTTTGAACAGCATGAAACTTATTAAGCTGGCAGTAAGTCTCGGAAGCACTGAAAGCCTGGCAGAACACCCTGCTACTATGACTCATGCTGATGTAGACCCTGAATTAAGGAAAAAAATGTCGATTACGGATAAAATGATCCGGCTGTCAGTGGGTGTTGAAAATTATAAGGACATTATCTGGGATATTGAACAAGCTCTGGAAAAAGTAACTACCTAA